The following are encoded in a window of Ferribacterium limneticum genomic DNA:
- a CDS encoding DUF6538 domain-containing protein, with amino-acid sequence MKDQTHLVKRGPIYYHRLRVPAALRQHYGKDELVVSLRTREKAEALRLARLRTLQLDQEFAHILAIQSVGSATDLTREEIDRMAALYYAHILEEDDGARMEAAAEGGLSDRKWENKAHSLDVVAAAEAFDAGRSRLGDTFEEEDFAGSYGLKVAKDSPSFVPLMMAMKDAYRKALEALKLRHGGAVVETPMVQAGIIRGELIGKGMTFTALREYWQTQKAPRPRTIMEVESVITWLAELKPGLLASAMTKADVVSFKDDQLAKGKAPATVRKYLGLLRGLFSVAVENDKLPLNPTTGVKVHMPKVTKKARLPFSAEDLSDLFASRVFTQGARPIGGRGEASFWLPLISLFSGARLSEIGQLMTTDIQLERGVHVFYFTTDADDEQTQKSEVSRRWVPVHPVLVKCGLLDYWKSVKESGDGQLFPLLERTRQGNITATWSQWFGRYLRDVVKIKDTRKVFHSFRHGFKDACRDSDIQLQVHDALTGHGSATPNSGEGYGGAFYPLSPLISAMERLHYDGLDLSHLHKNRG; translated from the coding sequence TTGAAAGACCAGACGCACCTCGTTAAACGAGGACCAATCTACTATCACCGCTTGCGGGTTCCGGCTGCCCTGCGCCAGCATTATGGCAAGGATGAACTGGTAGTTTCCCTGCGGACCCGTGAGAAGGCCGAAGCACTCCGCCTTGCTCGCCTGCGCACTCTCCAGCTAGATCAAGAATTTGCCCACATCCTAGCCATCCAGAGCGTTGGTTCAGCTACAGACCTGACCCGCGAGGAAATCGACCGCATGGCCGCGCTGTATTACGCGCATATCCTTGAAGAGGACGACGGGGCCCGTATGGAAGCCGCCGCTGAAGGTGGATTGTCTGACCGGAAGTGGGAGAACAAGGCGCACTCATTGGATGTGGTGGCTGCTGCTGAAGCTTTCGATGCCGGACGCTCGCGTTTGGGTGACACCTTTGAGGAAGAGGACTTCGCCGGGAGCTACGGTCTGAAAGTCGCCAAGGATTCACCCTCGTTCGTTCCCTTGATGATGGCCATGAAGGACGCCTACCGGAAAGCGTTGGAGGCTCTGAAGTTACGCCACGGAGGCGCTGTGGTGGAGACGCCAATGGTTCAGGCTGGCATCATCCGGGGTGAATTGATCGGAAAGGGTATGACTTTCACCGCGTTGCGGGAGTACTGGCAAACGCAGAAAGCCCCTAGGCCTCGCACCATCATGGAGGTGGAATCCGTCATTACGTGGCTGGCCGAACTGAAGCCGGGGCTTCTCGCCTCCGCGATGACTAAAGCGGATGTTGTTTCCTTCAAGGATGATCAACTAGCCAAGGGAAAAGCACCGGCAACGGTTAGAAAGTATCTCGGGCTCTTGCGGGGCTTGTTCTCGGTGGCTGTCGAAAACGACAAGCTGCCACTGAATCCCACGACCGGCGTTAAGGTGCATATGCCGAAGGTGACCAAAAAGGCCCGCCTACCGTTTTCAGCGGAGGACCTTTCGGATCTGTTTGCTTCGCGTGTTTTCACCCAAGGAGCGCGTCCCATTGGTGGTCGTGGAGAGGCTTCGTTCTGGCTTCCGCTCATTTCTCTTTTTTCTGGTGCCCGTCTGTCTGAAATCGGGCAGCTAATGACCACGGATATACAGCTTGAACGTGGTGTTCACGTCTTCTACTTCACCACGGATGCCGATGATGAGCAGACACAGAAGTCGGAGGTCAGCCGTCGCTGGGTGCCTGTTCATCCTGTGCTGGTGAAATGCGGATTGCTGGATTACTGGAAGTCTGTGAAGGAGTCCGGGGATGGCCAGTTGTTCCCACTGCTGGAGAGAACCCGGCAAGGCAATATTACGGCTACGTGGTCGCAATGGTTCGGGCGCTACCTGCGGGACGTTGTGAAGATAAAAGACACTCGCAAAGTCTTCCACAGCTTCCGGCATGGTTTTAAGGATGCCTGCCGGGATTCAGATATACAGCTTCAGGTGCATGATGCCTTGACTGGGCATGGGTCAGCTACTCCCAATTCAGGTGAGGGCTACGGCGGGGCTTTCTATCCATTGTCGCCGCTCATTTCTGCCATGGAGAGGCTGCATTACGACGGCTTAGACTTGTCGCATCTCCACAAAAACAGGGGGTGA
- a CDS encoding HDOD domain-containing protein, translating into MTHSNNELSPEDLQKVIATIDIPTCPGMVSDAMEEGQKDEPDLIRLAEIISSDAGMSAAALKLANSPLFGTSSPVSSVRKAVERLGTKNVLCVVVASALRASVTGLPAAWIEQFWKRTTMLALASSLIARRQYGISADAAYTYALFHDAAIPLLMRRFPNYGEVLEKCRREGIMLNVAEEQYYPCSHPVVGSLLVRNWGLPAILGQAIRFHHENDAYDLPDRTLPGGALSLIAVTQVAEHLLSEILDEDIEVGNDLFARALDFLGISGDDLDDLRQPVAAAIESAAN; encoded by the coding sequence ATGACCCATAGCAACAACGAGTTGTCTCCTGAAGACCTGCAGAAGGTCATTGCCACCATCGATATCCCGACCTGCCCGGGCATGGTCAGCGATGCCATGGAAGAGGGGCAAAAAGACGAACCGGACCTGATTCGGCTCGCCGAGATCATCAGCAGCGATGCCGGCATGTCGGCGGCAGCCCTGAAGCTGGCCAACTCGCCACTTTTTGGCACCAGCAGTCCGGTTTCCAGCGTGCGCAAGGCCGTCGAGCGTCTCGGGACGAAGAATGTACTGTGCGTGGTGGTCGCCTCGGCGCTACGCGCCAGCGTCACCGGACTGCCGGCGGCGTGGATCGAGCAATTCTGGAAGCGGACAACGATGCTGGCTCTGGCATCGAGCCTGATTGCCCGCCGCCAGTACGGGATTTCGGCCGATGCCGCCTATACCTATGCGCTGTTTCACGATGCAGCAATACCGCTGTTGATGCGCCGCTTTCCAAATTACGGCGAGGTTCTGGAAAAATGCCGTCGCGAAGGCATCATGCTGAATGTGGCAGAAGAACAGTATTACCCCTGTAGCCATCCCGTCGTCGGTTCATTGCTGGTCCGCAACTGGGGGCTGCCGGCGATTCTCGGCCAGGCCATCCGCTTTCATCACGAGAACGACGCCTACGACCTGCCGGATCGGACCTTGCCCGGTGGCGCGCTTTCGCTGATAGCCGTGACTCAGGTCGCCGAGCACCTGCTCAGCGAAATTCTTGATGAGGACATCGAGGTCGGCAACGATCTGTTCGCGCGGGCGCTGGACTTCCTTGGCATCTCGGGCGACGACCTCGATGATTTGCGGCAGCCCGTTGCCGCGGCGATTGAATCAGCCGCCAACTGA
- a CDS encoding C40 family peptidase codes for MRIPVLIPILLSALLLAACSGPAPRSSDSAETITQASRSVSEKGNEVVFYAMGLIDTGYRFGGKNPEAGLDCSGMISYIYGRAAGLKVQGSAADIARNGRAINRAELRPGDLVFFNTLNRSFSHVGIFIGDARFIHAPSTNGKVRIDRLSDGYYASRFEAARTLFD; via the coding sequence ATGCGTATTCCCGTCCTGATTCCAATCCTCCTGTCAGCCTTGTTGCTGGCTGCCTGCTCTGGCCCGGCACCGCGTTCCTCGGACTCGGCGGAAACTATAACGCAAGCGTCGCGCTCGGTCAGCGAGAAGGGCAATGAAGTGGTTTTCTATGCCATGGGGCTGATCGATACCGGCTACCGCTTCGGTGGCAAGAACCCCGAAGCCGGACTCGATTGCAGCGGCATGATCAGCTATATCTATGGCCGGGCGGCGGGTCTGAAGGTCCAGGGCAGTGCCGCGGATATCGCCCGCAATGGCCGGGCGATTAATCGTGCCGAATTGCGACCGGGCGATCTGGTTTTCTTCAATACGCTCAACCGTTCGTTTTCGCATGTCGGGATATTCATCGGCGATGCCCGCTTCATCCACGCCCCGTCGACCAACGGGAAGGTCCGCATCGACCGCCTCAGCGACGGCTATTACGCCTCGCGTTTTGAAGCCGCGAGAACGCTCTTCGACTGA
- a CDS encoding NAD-dependent succinate-semialdehyde dehydrogenase, which translates to MNLQNTDLLRSTGKIGQNWNAADDGSTFAVINPASGEQIGEVPLCGAAETRRAIDAANAAWPAWRALTARRRAQILQGWNRLILDNVDDLAQIITAECGKPLAEAKGEVIYGASFIEWFAEEGKRTYGESIPSPASNTRLIVIKQPIGVCAAITPWNFPFAMITRKVAPALAAGCPVVIKPAEATPLSALALAVLAEQAGFPAGVLNVVTGKPAEIGGELCANPIVRKLSFTGSTAVGRLLMAQCAPTIKKLSLELGGNAPFIVFDDADVNAAVDGALAAKYRNTGQTCVCANRFLVQSGIYEEFATKFAEKARGLKVGDGTEAGVAQGPLINAAGLSKVEAHVADALSKGARVLCGGARHERGGNFFQPTVLADVTTAMQVAREETFGPVAPLFKFETEAEAIAMANDTEFGLAAYFFTRDVGRCWRVGEALEYGMVGINTGLISNEVAPFGGIKQSGLGREGSKYGIEDYLEIKYLCFDING; encoded by the coding sequence ATGAATCTGCAAAATACCGATCTGCTACGGTCAACCGGAAAAATTGGCCAAAATTGGAATGCTGCTGATGATGGTTCGACCTTCGCCGTGATCAACCCGGCAAGCGGCGAGCAGATCGGCGAAGTACCACTCTGCGGTGCGGCTGAAACCCGTCGGGCCATCGATGCCGCCAATGCTGCCTGGCCGGCCTGGCGTGCCCTGACCGCCCGCCGTCGTGCCCAGATTCTGCAGGGCTGGAACCGCCTGATCCTCGACAACGTCGACGACCTGGCGCAGATCATCACGGCCGAATGTGGCAAGCCACTGGCCGAAGCCAAGGGCGAAGTCATCTACGGTGCCTCGTTCATCGAATGGTTTGCCGAAGAGGGTAAGCGCACCTACGGCGAGAGTATTCCCAGCCCGGCATCGAACACCCGCCTGATCGTCATCAAGCAGCCGATTGGCGTCTGCGCGGCGATCACGCCGTGGAATTTCCCGTTCGCCATGATTACCCGCAAGGTCGCGCCGGCCCTGGCCGCCGGTTGCCCGGTCGTCATCAAGCCGGCCGAAGCGACACCGCTCAGCGCCTTGGCGCTGGCTGTGCTGGCCGAACAGGCCGGTTTCCCGGCCGGCGTGTTGAACGTGGTGACCGGCAAACCGGCCGAAATCGGCGGCGAACTGTGCGCCAACCCCATCGTCCGCAAGCTGTCATTTACCGGCTCGACCGCGGTCGGTCGCCTGCTCATGGCGCAATGCGCGCCGACCATCAAGAAACTGTCGCTCGAACTCGGCGGCAACGCGCCGTTCATCGTTTTCGACGACGCCGATGTCAATGCCGCGGTCGACGGCGCTCTGGCGGCAAAATACCGGAACACCGGGCAGACCTGCGTTTGCGCCAATCGCTTTCTCGTCCAGTCGGGCATCTACGAGGAATTCGCCACGAAATTCGCCGAGAAGGCGCGTGGCCTCAAGGTTGGCGACGGCACCGAAGCTGGCGTGGCGCAAGGCCCGCTGATCAACGCTGCCGGCCTGAGCAAGGTCGAGGCTCATGTCGCCGATGCGCTCAGCAAGGGCGCCCGCGTGCTGTGCGGTGGCGCCCGTCACGAACGCGGTGGCAACTTCTTCCAGCCGACCGTGCTGGCCGACGTGACAACCGCCATGCAGGTCGCCCGCGAGGAAACCTTCGGCCCGGTCGCCCCACTTTTCAAGTTCGAGACCGAGGCCGAAGCCATCGCCATGGCCAACGACACCGAGTTTGGCCTGGCTGCCTATTTCTTCACGCGCGATGTCGGCCGTTGCTGGCGCGTCGGCGAGGCCCTCGAATACGGCATGGTCGGCATCAATACCGGGTTGATTTCGAACGAGGTCGCCCCCTTCGGCGGCATCAAGCAATCCGGCCTCGGGCGCGAAGGCTCGAAATACGGCATTGAGGATTACCTCGAAATCAAATATCTCTGCTTCGACATCAACGGCTGA
- a CDS encoding glycine-rich domain-containing protein, with the protein MGKIVLISLLVLASVLLWRNWSRQRRGAYIAAYPYQRFLDKRLAARRPELSAEQRNEVFAALDDYFQLCRKAGRHMVAMPSQAADDAWHEFILFTRQYDKFCRHAFGRFLHHTPAEAMRTPTQASDGLKRAWRLACAHEKINPKKPERLPRLFALDAALGIAGGFVYQLDCLAASGGAAGSGYCASHIGCGGSSGGCSGDSGSADSGGDGGGGCGGGCGGGGD; encoded by the coding sequence ATGGGCAAGATCGTCCTCATTTCACTGCTGGTTCTGGCTAGCGTGCTGCTCTGGCGCAACTGGAGCCGGCAGCGGCGCGGCGCGTATATCGCTGCCTATCCTTACCAGCGTTTTCTCGACAAGCGGCTGGCGGCGCGCCGACCGGAACTGAGTGCCGAGCAGCGCAACGAAGTTTTCGCGGCGCTCGACGATTACTTTCAGCTCTGCCGCAAGGCTGGCCGGCACATGGTCGCCATGCCGTCGCAGGCGGCGGACGACGCCTGGCACGAGTTCATCCTGTTCACGCGCCAGTACGACAAGTTCTGCCGCCACGCCTTCGGCCGCTTCCTGCACCACACGCCGGCCGAGGCGATGCGCACGCCGACGCAGGCAAGCGACGGCCTCAAGCGCGCCTGGCGGCTGGCTTGCGCCCACGAGAAGATCAACCCGAAAAAGCCGGAGCGCCTGCCCCGCCTGTTTGCTCTGGACGCCGCACTCGGCATTGCCGGCGGCTTCGTCTATCAACTGGACTGTCTGGCGGCCAGCGGCGGCGCGGCGGGGTCCGGCTATTGCGCCAGCCACATCGGCTGCGGCGGTAGTAGCGGCGGATGCTCCGGTGACTCTGGAAGCGCCGACAGCGGAGGTGACGGTGGTGGAGGCTGTGGCGGTGGTTGCGGCGGAGGTGGGGACTAG
- a CDS encoding DUF4178 domain-containing protein has protein sequence MAVTAHCPSCGAPVVFKSASSVFAVCEYCQSTLVRHDQNLEDIGKMAALVEDRSPLQLGAEGSYKGVHFALIGRIQIKYSQGIWNEWHLLFDDMRTGWLSEAGGEYVLTFAQFVAEALPQFDDLKIGQRFVLASQTWTVSNIENAECVAGQGELPFKVGAGYPVAAVDLRNQASFATLDYSETPPLLFVGEAVEFSSLKMANLRDGMAVPTKAVEARVFRCPSCGSPMAARSREILAVGCASCGAVVDAADESYKILSKSLGMRDEKYSARLPLGSKGRLEGKPVEVIGFLVKRCVVDGLAYNWSEYLLAGEHGSYRWLTEYNGHWNVVDVLSKPPAGGIIEVDNVRFGGQSFKHFSTTQAAEVVQVGGEFTWRVRRGETSRVVDYVAPPLILSSESTGNDLTWSQGNYVEPQVIAEAFKLKADLPEPTGVFANQPNSWSETNRRIWGLFWKLALAAILVQAFFIFVSSGKLLLRQDFTFEPLRGDEVQTREFEITGKPRKIAVHNQTSLDNNWIGLDMMLVNKVTGAAWPAARELSFYSGYDDGRWTEGSQSDEIVFLNIPAGTYYLTLDPDMAPDKPMAVRDRVEVHTAGAGWSNFVLVMIFLLIFPIFSAMRHAAFEARRWAESDHAPVSSDDSDGDD, from the coding sequence GTGGCTGTCACTGCCCACTGCCCTTCCTGCGGGGCGCCGGTTGTCTTCAAATCGGCGTCCTCGGTCTTTGCCGTCTGCGAATACTGCCAGAGCACGCTGGTTCGCCACGACCAGAATCTCGAAGACATCGGCAAGATGGCGGCGCTGGTCGAGGACCGTTCGCCGCTGCAACTGGGGGCGGAAGGCAGCTACAAAGGCGTCCATTTCGCCCTGATCGGGCGCATCCAGATCAAGTACAGCCAGGGCATCTGGAACGAGTGGCACCTGTTGTTTGACGACATGCGGACAGGCTGGCTGTCCGAGGCTGGCGGTGAGTATGTGCTCACCTTCGCGCAGTTCGTCGCAGAGGCGCTGCCGCAATTTGATGACCTCAAGATCGGCCAGCGCTTCGTACTGGCCAGCCAGACGTGGACGGTCAGCAATATTGAGAACGCCGAGTGCGTGGCCGGCCAGGGCGAGTTGCCGTTCAAGGTGGGGGCCGGCTATCCGGTTGCTGCGGTCGACCTGAGAAATCAGGCCAGTTTCGCCACGCTGGATTATTCGGAAACGCCACCCCTGTTGTTTGTTGGTGAGGCGGTCGAGTTCAGTTCGCTGAAAATGGCCAACCTGCGCGACGGCATGGCCGTTCCGACCAAGGCGGTCGAGGCCCGCGTTTTCCGCTGCCCAAGCTGCGGTTCGCCGATGGCGGCCCGCTCGCGGGAAATTCTCGCGGTCGGCTGCGCTTCCTGTGGCGCCGTGGTTGATGCCGCGGACGAGAGCTACAAGATTCTGTCGAAGTCGCTCGGCATGCGTGACGAGAAATATTCGGCACGCCTGCCGCTGGGCAGCAAGGGGCGGCTCGAGGGCAAACCGGTCGAGGTCATCGGCTTTCTCGTCAAACGCTGTGTGGTCGACGGTCTGGCCTATAACTGGAGCGAGTACCTGCTGGCCGGCGAGCATGGCAGCTATCGCTGGCTGACCGAATACAACGGTCACTGGAATGTCGTCGACGTGCTGTCCAAACCGCCGGCTGGGGGAATCATTGAAGTCGATAATGTTCGTTTTGGCGGGCAGTCCTTCAAGCATTTCTCGACCACGCAGGCAGCGGAGGTCGTTCAGGTGGGCGGCGAGTTTACGTGGCGGGTCCGGCGCGGTGAAACCAGTCGCGTCGTCGATTACGTGGCGCCGCCGCTCATCTTGTCGAGTGAATCGACGGGCAATGATCTGACCTGGTCGCAAGGCAACTACGTCGAGCCTCAAGTGATCGCCGAGGCTTTCAAGCTGAAAGCAGATTTGCCCGAGCCGACAGGCGTTTTCGCCAACCAGCCGAATTCGTGGAGCGAGACGAATCGGCGGATTTGGGGGCTGTTCTGGAAGCTGGCGCTGGCCGCCATTCTGGTTCAGGCCTTCTTCATTTTCGTTTCCAGCGGCAAATTGCTGCTGCGCCAGGATTTCACCTTCGAACCCTTGCGCGGCGACGAGGTGCAGACCCGCGAATTCGAGATCACGGGCAAGCCACGCAAGATCGCCGTGCACAACCAGACCTCGCTCGACAACAACTGGATCGGCCTCGACATGATGCTGGTCAACAAGGTGACCGGCGCCGCCTGGCCAGCCGCCCGCGAGTTGTCGTTCTACAGCGGTTATGACGACGGGCGGTGGACCGAGGGCAGTCAGAGCGACGAAATCGTCTTCCTGAATATTCCGGCCGGTACCTACTACCTGACGCTCGATCCGGACATGGCGCCAGACAAACCGATGGCCGTGCGCGACCGTGTCGAAGTGCATACAGCCGGCGCCGGCTGGTCGAATTTCGTCTTGGTGATGATCTTCCTGCTCATCTTTCCGATTTTCAGCGCCATGCGTCATGCCGCCTTCGAGGCGCGGCGCTGGGCCGAAAGCGACCATGCGCCGGTGAGCAGTGATGATTCGGATGGAGACGACTGA
- a CDS encoding SPFH domain-containing protein: MALMDFIKKQFIDILQWTEDGDGTLAWRFPMAEMEIQNGASLTVRDSQVAMFVNEGTVADVFAPGMYKLTTQTLPVLTYLKNWDKLFESPFKSDVYFFSTRTQIDQKWGTPNPITIRDKEFGVVRLRAFGIYSYHLTDPKTFYQKISGTRDAYGREELEGQLRNTLVAGLTDLFGESGVPFIDMAANQDEFGKAMFTKAAPMFAEYGLALDSLVVQNVSLPEELQKILDQKIGMNMIGDMQRYTQYQVANSIPDAAKNEGGLAAMGVGLGAGVGFGQVVGQAMAGALQPGTGAAAPVAASVSADEVVATLEKLHGLVEKGILSQAEFDAKKAELLKKLS; encoded by the coding sequence ATGGCTCTGATGGACTTCATCAAGAAACAGTTTATCGACATCCTGCAATGGACCGAGGATGGTGACGGCACTCTGGCCTGGCGTTTCCCGATGGCCGAGATGGAAATCCAGAACGGTGCCAGCCTGACCGTGCGCGACTCGCAGGTGGCAATGTTCGTCAACGAAGGCACTGTCGCCGATGTCTTTGCGCCCGGCATGTACAAGCTGACGACGCAGACCCTGCCGGTCCTGACCTACCTGAAAAACTGGGACAAGCTCTTTGAATCCCCGTTCAAGTCCGATGTTTATTTCTTCTCGACACGCACCCAGATCGACCAGAAGTGGGGCACGCCGAACCCGATCACCATACGCGACAAGGAATTCGGCGTCGTCCGCTTGCGTGCCTTCGGCATCTACTCGTATCACCTGACCGACCCGAAGACCTTCTACCAGAAGATTTCCGGTACGCGCGATGCCTATGGCCGCGAGGAACTCGAAGGCCAGTTGCGCAACACCCTGGTCGCCGGCCTGACCGATTTGTTCGGCGAATCCGGCGTGCCGTTCATCGACATGGCGGCCAATCAGGACGAATTCGGCAAGGCGATGTTCACCAAGGCGGCGCCGATGTTCGCCGAGTACGGTCTGGCCCTCGATTCGCTGGTCGTCCAGAACGTCTCGCTGCCCGAGGAACTGCAGAAGATTCTCGACCAGAAAATCGGCATGAACATGATCGGCGATATGCAGCGCTACACGCAGTACCAGGTCGCCAACAGCATTCCCGATGCGGCGAAGAACGAGGGTGGCCTGGCGGCGATGGGCGTTGGCCTGGGGGCCGGGGTCGGTTTCGGCCAGGTGGTCGGGCAGGCCATGGCCGGAGCGCTACAGCCGGGTACGGGCGCAGCAGCGCCGGTCGCCGCTTCCGTCTCGGCTGACGAAGTTGTGGCAACGCTGGAAAAGCTGCATGGGCTGGTCGAAAAAGGCATCCTGAGCCAGGCCGAGTTCGACGCCAAAAAAGCGGAATTGCTCAAAAAACTGAGTTGA
- a CDS encoding DUF350 domain-containing protein, giving the protein MFDPVISSLPAFAGYFATAVGLLAVFLVLYVFVTPYSELALIREGNTAAAISLGGAIIGYALPIAVSVAASHNIYVMIGWGVVACVVQLMAYIVARFALPQINLNIPQGKVASGIFLASLSLGIGILNAGCIA; this is encoded by the coding sequence ATGTTCGATCCGGTCATCAGCAGCCTGCCGGCCTTTGCCGGCTATTTCGCGACAGCCGTCGGGCTGCTTGCCGTCTTTCTCGTGCTCTATGTCTTCGTCACGCCCTACAGCGAGCTGGCCCTCATCCGCGAGGGCAATACGGCGGCGGCGATCAGCCTGGGCGGGGCCATCATCGGCTATGCCTTGCCGATCGCGGTGTCGGTGGCGGCCAGCCATAACATCTACGTCATGATCGGCTGGGGCGTCGTTGCCTGTGTCGTCCAGCTCATGGCCTACATCGTTGCCCGCTTTGCGCTGCCGCAGATCAATCTGAACATTCCGCAGGGCAAGGTTGCCTCCGGGATATTCCTCGCTTCGCTTTCCCTCGGCATCGGCATTCTCAACGCCGGCTGCATCGCCTGA
- a CDS encoding type III pantothenate kinase encodes MIVCLDSGNSRIKWGVHDGKQWLAQGAVAHAEVEQLRQLVGDWPHPAKVMLANVAGAEAGGRIREQLAPWLPVFSEARSEETRCGVTNQYRNPAQLGVDRWCALIGARGLSRTAAIVVMAGTATTVDTLDADGNFLGGLILPGGELMRRALAVDTAALPFANGSHADYPRCTDDAIVTGCIEAQVGAVERAWQRLGNIDKVCLLSGGNAASLAPHLGIRWRSVANLPMEGLLRLALDA; translated from the coding sequence ATGATCGTCTGTCTCGACAGCGGCAATAGCCGCATCAAATGGGGCGTGCATGATGGCAAACAATGGCTCGCCCAGGGCGCCGTTGCCCATGCCGAGGTCGAGCAGTTGCGGCAACTCGTCGGCGACTGGCCGCATCCGGCCAAGGTAATGCTGGCCAATGTTGCTGGCGCCGAGGCTGGCGGACGAATTCGCGAGCAGCTGGCACCTTGGCTACCAGTGTTTTCTGAAGCCCGCTCGGAAGAGACGCGTTGTGGCGTGACCAACCAATATCGCAATCCGGCCCAACTCGGCGTCGACCGCTGGTGTGCTCTGATCGGCGCCCGTGGCCTGAGCCGGACGGCGGCTATCGTGGTCATGGCCGGGACGGCGACGACCGTCGATACGCTCGACGCCGACGGCAATTTCCTCGGCGGCCTGATCCTCCCCGGCGGCGAGCTGATGCGCCGCGCGCTGGCCGTGGACACGGCAGCATTACCCTTTGCCAACGGCAGCCATGCCGACTACCCGCGCTGCACCGACGACGCCATCGTCACCGGCTGCATCGAGGCGCAGGTCGGCGCCGTCGAACGCGCCTGGCAGCGACTTGGCAATATCGACAAGGTCTGCCTGCTGTCCGGCGGCAATGCAGCCAGTCTGGCCCCGCATCTGGGTATCCGCTGGCGTTCGGTAGCCAACTTGCCGATGGAAGGTTTGCTCCGCCTGGCGCTCGACGCTTGA
- a CDS encoding biotin--[acetyl-CoA-carboxylase] ligase: MTLIDPVLIKTRLAGLAGRFDVDALDECDSTSSELMRRAERGAPSGSVVVADRQSAGRGRRGRSWLSSPESSLTFSLLWRFPGNAAGLSGLSLAVGVGLAQAMENLGAKGVCLKWPNDVLLRSGDDFAKLAGILIELSSDRRGTQAIIGIGLNLAPPTGDLPQPVAGLSQACSHAIDRHDVLAAILGQLAAVLDTFTVNRFFGLKMKWQSYHAWQDQAVQVLGDGEDPRRGRCLGVDDDGALLLETAAGVERIFSGDVSLRRA; this comes from the coding sequence ATGACACTGATCGATCCAGTCTTGATTAAAACGCGGCTGGCCGGTTTGGCCGGCCGCTTTGATGTCGACGCGCTGGACGAATGCGACTCGACAAGCAGCGAACTGATGCGTCGGGCCGAGCGCGGTGCGCCGTCCGGCTCGGTCGTCGTCGCCGACCGGCAAAGCGCCGGGCGCGGGCGACGCGGGCGGAGTTGGCTGTCATCTCCCGAATCCAGCCTGACTTTTTCCTTGCTCTGGCGATTTCCCGGTAACGCGGCCGGTCTGAGTGGCTTGTCGCTGGCCGTCGGCGTCGGTCTCGCTCAGGCCATGGAAAATCTGGGCGCCAAGGGTGTTTGCCTGAAATGGCCGAACGACGTGCTGCTGCGTTCCGGCGACGATTTCGCCAAGCTGGCCGGCATCCTGATCGAGCTGTCATCCGACCGCCGTGGTACGCAGGCGATTATCGGCATCGGTCTCAATCTTGCGCCACCAACGGGCGATCTGCCGCAGCCGGTGGCCGGTTTGAGCCAGGCTTGTTCGCACGCAATTGATCGCCACGATGTCTTGGCCGCCATCCTCGGCCAGTTGGCGGCTGTCCTCGACACTTTCACGGTAAACCGGTTTTTTGGCCTAAAAATGAAATGGCAGAGCTACCACGCCTGGCAGGATCAGGCCGTGCAAGTCCTCGGTGACGGTGAAGATCCAAGGCGCGGCCGCTGTCTCGGTGTTGATGACGATGGCGCCCTGCTGCTCGAAACTGCGGCCGGGGTCGAACGCATTTTTTCCGGCGACGTCAGCCTGCGCCGCGCATGA